A window of Armatimonadota bacterium contains these coding sequences:
- a CDS encoding peptidylprolyl isomerase: protein MSLVRMRKKFHGYSKHIMWALAIVFAVGFAAISIPGGRVPERTDSVLSGVVATVNGEKLDRQAYEMRVRAQIDPIQETRPVSAIEESQIRGQVFDTMVDEMLKLQAAKKERIKVSRGEVNRQIDQIVEQRLQQIKSSLLSGRRTKQTDEAFEQELRKRDPSMSIKKLRAEIRKSIDPETVRNYLIMDKLSKKIREKVDTSDRALRQSFEQVKLRQITISASGRSQVQAEQLARDLVAKLRAGGDFAALAKANSQDYYKTAGGDVGWVSKQMLPREVGDVAFKLREGEVSDPIKTGGEYVIIKVEGRRSTMPADLKDPKKMAEYRRMFVQQEQNKAEYLYYADLRKKAQITINDPELRGYTIAQAVMMSFGQANPAEQKSKIETAIKEYRTAVASAGDRTDIKARCYVQIAQLLTALRNFASNPEEIKKYKTQTIEALEDALNYTESTDIRLSLGKLYIDAGKPNKAVEHLEIASENAYDDYSTHEQLIELYKKIKRADLVAKEQKWLSENKELAQPQAGQTIPVSGGEIPAGR, encoded by the coding sequence ATGTCATTAGTTCGCATGCGCAAGAAATTCCATGGCTATTCCAAGCACATAATGTGGGCGTTGGCTATAGTCTTTGCAGTCGGATTTGCTGCGATTAGCATACCCGGCGGCAGAGTTCCTGAGAGAACAGATAGCGTACTTTCCGGTGTTGTAGCAACGGTTAATGGGGAGAAACTGGACAGACAGGCATACGAAATGCGAGTAAGGGCGCAAATAGACCCAATTCAGGAGACTCGCCCAGTAAGCGCCATCGAGGAATCCCAGATTCGCGGCCAGGTATTTGATACTATGGTAGATGAAATGCTGAAATTGCAGGCTGCGAAAAAAGAGCGTATCAAAGTTTCTCGAGGCGAAGTAAACCGGCAAATAGACCAGATTGTAGAACAGCGGTTACAACAAATTAAAAGTTCCTTGCTCAGCGGAAGGAGAACAAAACAAACCGATGAAGCATTTGAGCAGGAACTTCGAAAACGCGATCCGTCCATGAGCATTAAAAAGCTGAGGGCGGAAATCCGTAAGTCAATCGATCCGGAAACTGTGCGCAATTACCTCATAATGGACAAGCTGTCCAAGAAGATTCGAGAGAAGGTTGATACTAGCGACCGCGCACTGCGCCAAAGCTTTGAGCAAGTGAAACTCAGGCAAATAACGATATCTGCTTCCGGCCGCTCTCAGGTGCAGGCAGAGCAATTGGCTCGAGACCTGGTTGCAAAACTTCGAGCTGGTGGGGACTTTGCGGCGCTTGCCAAGGCGAACTCCCAAGACTATTACAAAACCGCTGGTGGCGACGTCGGATGGGTGTCGAAACAGATGCTTCCTAGAGAAGTAGGCGATGTGGCGTTTAAGTTGAGAGAGGGCGAGGTTTCCGACCCAATAAAAACTGGCGGCGAGTATGTGATAATTAAGGTGGAAGGCAGAAGGAGCACCATGCCAGCAGATTTAAAGGACCCCAAGAAAATGGCTGAATACCGCCGCATGTTCGTCCAGCAGGAGCAAAACAAAGCAGAATACTTATATTATGCTGACCTTCGAAAAAAAGCCCAAATTACAATCAATGATCCCGAGCTAAGAGGCTATACGATTGCACAGGCAGTAATGATGTCATTTGGACAGGCTAATCCTGCCGAGCAGAAGAGCAAAATTGAGACTGCAATTAAGGAATACAGAACTGCGGTTGCTTCTGCTGGAGACAGAACGGACATCAAAGCGAGATGTTATGTGCAAATCGCTCAGCTCCTTACCGCGCTTAGGAATTTTGCATCTAATCCCGAGGAAATAAAGAAGTATAAGACTCAAACAATTGAAGCACTCGAAGATGCTTTGAATTATACTGAGTCTACCGATATCCGTTTGTCTTTGGGTAAACTATATATTGACGCTGGCAAACCAAACAAAGCTGTCGAACATCTGGAAATTGCATCAGAGAATGCGTATGACGATTATAGTACGCACGAGCAGTTAATTGAGCTTTATAAGAAAATAAAGAGAGCAGATCTCGTTGCTAAAGAACAAAAGTGGCTGAGCGAGAACAAGGAATTAGCACAGCCGCAAGCCGGACAAACGATACCCGTGTCGGGAGGCGAAATTCCGGCTGGAAGGTAG
- a CDS encoding sugar phosphate isomerase/epimerase family protein, protein MKLTAITDEISQDFDHALTVLQEYGVQSAELRGLWDVNIVDLSKDQVEKAKRILDDKGMSVCCIASPLFKCDLWETSAEATGPTHLAKERSIADQMALLNHCAELAHFFGTKLIRVFSFWRRGELTKEIEDRIIQELGNAAESAQRLGVILALENEHSCFLGTGEEVARVIKAVGSPALQAVWDPGNSFCAGEIPYPNGYEAIKPYIVHIHVKDAVKLNGKPKFVVMGTGEIDYSGQFKALKDDNYKGYISLETHYRPASGSAEEGSRECLEYLKRVVADFCGGS, encoded by the coding sequence GTGAAACTAACGGCAATTACAGACGAGATTTCGCAGGATTTTGATCACGCCCTCACTGTGCTTCAAGAATACGGCGTCCAAAGCGCAGAGCTTCGGGGGCTGTGGGATGTAAATATAGTCGACCTTTCGAAAGATCAAGTCGAGAAAGCGAAAAGGATTCTCGACGACAAAGGTATGTCGGTATGTTGTATTGCCTCGCCGCTTTTCAAATGCGACCTTTGGGAGACCTCAGCCGAAGCTACGGGACCCACGCACTTGGCAAAAGAGCGCTCAATAGCAGATCAAATGGCGCTACTGAACCACTGTGCGGAGCTTGCGCACTTTTTTGGCACGAAACTAATTCGCGTATTTTCTTTCTGGCGGCGCGGCGAGCTTACCAAAGAAATAGAAGATCGGATAATCCAAGAATTAGGCAACGCCGCAGAGAGCGCGCAAAGGCTTGGAGTAATCCTTGCTTTGGAAAATGAACATTCGTGCTTTTTGGGAACCGGCGAAGAAGTAGCCCGCGTAATCAAAGCTGTAGGATCACCTGCTCTCCAAGCTGTTTGGGATCCAGGCAATTCATTTTGCGCAGGTGAAATTCCTTATCCCAATGGTTATGAGGCAATTAAGCCTTATATTGTTCACATCCACGTTAAGGATGCCGTTAAACTAAATGGCAAGCCAAAATTTGTTGTGATGGGAACGGGCGAGATTGATTATTCTGGGCAATTCAAAGCCTTAAAAGATGATAATTACAAGGGATATATATCCCTCGAAACTCACTATCGTCCTGCCAGCGGTTCAGCCGAGGAGGGCTCCAGGGAATGCTTGGAGTACCTCAAGCGTGTGGTGGCAGATTTTTGTGGAGGAAGCTAA
- the rsmI gene encoding 16S rRNA (cytidine(1402)-2'-O)-methyltransferase, translating into MEQSGKQSPGTLYVVATPIGNLADITLRALAILKEVDLIAAEDTRVTQKLLSRYGIDTPTTPYHQHSLGKKAERLTELLKEGKNIALVSDAGTPGISDPGCEIINLAIKNEVPVVAIPGPNAIITALVVSGLPTRRFAFDGFPPRKSGERRTFFTSLKDERRTMVFYESPNRLLPTLKEMLDVFGDRRIAVVREATKKFEEVHRGTISSAIARFTEVKAKGEITIVVAGCAEGQTGEAGKVEEELRCLLAEGMSERDAVRELALKFPLPKKEIYRRMIQVKKELSGDQN; encoded by the coding sequence ATGGAGCAAAGTGGCAAGCAGTCGCCCGGGACACTTTATGTGGTTGCCACTCCAATCGGAAACCTTGCGGACATTACTCTTCGCGCACTCGCTATCCTCAAGGAAGTTGACCTTATAGCAGCAGAAGATACAAGAGTAACCCAAAAGCTCCTCAGTCGCTACGGCATAGATACTCCCACTACTCCCTACCATCAGCATAGCCTCGGGAAAAAAGCAGAAAGATTGACGGAACTTCTTAAGGAAGGCAAGAACATTGCCCTTGTTTCGGATGCAGGAACGCCTGGTATCTCCGACCCGGGTTGCGAAATAATCAATCTAGCTATTAAGAACGAAGTTCCAGTGGTTGCTATTCCAGGACCAAATGCAATAATCACTGCCCTTGTAGTTTCCGGACTGCCAACTAGGAGGTTTGCATTCGATGGCTTCCCTCCCAGGAAGTCAGGCGAACGCCGAACATTTTTCACATCTCTCAAAGATGAACGAAGAACAATGGTTTTCTACGAATCCCCAAACCGGTTGCTACCTACTTTAAAGGAAATGCTTGATGTTTTCGGCGACCGCCGCATCGCGGTTGTCCGCGAAGCAACTAAAAAGTTCGAAGAGGTGCATCGCGGAACAATTAGCTCTGCAATTGCAAGGTTTACTGAGGTAAAAGCAAAAGGCGAAATAACGATTGTTGTCGCCGGTTGTGCCGAGGGACAGACAGGTGAGGCTGGGAAAGTGGAGGAGGAATTAAGGTGCCTTCTTGCCGAAGGTATGTCTGAGCGCGATGCAGTTAGGGAATTGGCGCTGAAGTTTCCGCTTCCCAAAAAAGAAATATACCGACGGATGATTCAGGTAAAAAAGGAGCTAAGTGGTGATCAAAACTAG